In Gossypium arboreum isolate Shixiya-1 chromosome 5, ASM2569848v2, whole genome shotgun sequence, a single genomic region encodes these proteins:
- the LOC108472566 gene encoding uncharacterized protein LOC108472566 isoform X2 — protein MVTPHYLLLHSKHPSPFPPLTLSKTKRSLISQLTELKHQYVEKDRERYEVDPEKAKEALQKLDQQLQTLSNKPVSTPKIRASDVKLTRDEMVEDSPEISGSFLTSLTTALLIFTIFYNVLFYFVIKPSIDGPDSPPPQPTTSFTEPRVLE, from the exons atggtTACTCCCCATTATTTGTTGCTTCACAGCAAGCATCCATCACCATTTCCTCCGCTCACCCTTTCCAAAACGAAACGTTCCCTTATCTCTCAATTGACTGAACTTAAACATCAATATG TGGAGAAAGATAGAGAGCGGTATGAAGTAGACCCAGAGAAGGCCAAAGAAGCCCTCCAAAAGCTTGACCAGCAGCTGCAAACTCTCTCTAATAAACCAGTAAGCACTCCTAAGATCAGAG CTTCAGATGTAAAGCTTACAAGGGACGAAATGGTAGAAGATAGCCCAGAAATTTCAGGATCTTTCCTAACATCTTTAACTACTGCTCTTCTTATTTTCACAATCTTCTACAATGTGTTGTTTTATTTTGTGATAAAGCCATCCATAGATGGACCAGACTCACCTCCTCCTCAACCTACCACCAGCTTCACTGAGCCAAGAGTTTTGGAGTAG
- the LOC108472566 gene encoding uncharacterized protein LOC108472566 isoform X1: MVTPHYLLLHSKHPSPFPPLTLSKTKRSLISQLTELKHQYGGNLNINFNPKKKVNSPSSVHAVEKDRERYEVDPEKAKEALQKLDQQLQTLSNKPVSTPKIRASDVKLTRDEMVEDSPEISGSFLTSLTTALLIFTIFYNVLFYFVIKPSIDGPDSPPPQPTTSFTEPRVLE, encoded by the exons atggtTACTCCCCATTATTTGTTGCTTCACAGCAAGCATCCATCACCATTTCCTCCGCTCACCCTTTCCAAAACGAAACGTTCCCTTATCTCTCAATTGACTGAACTTAAACATCAATATGGTGGGAATCTCAACATTAATTTTAATCCCAAGAAAAAAGTAAACTCACCATCGTCTGTTCATGCAGTGGAGAAAGATAGAGAGCGGTATGAAGTAGACCCAGAGAAGGCCAAAGAAGCCCTCCAAAAGCTTGACCAGCAGCTGCAAACTCTCTCTAATAAACCAGTAAGCACTCCTAAGATCAGAG CTTCAGATGTAAAGCTTACAAGGGACGAAATGGTAGAAGATAGCCCAGAAATTTCAGGATCTTTCCTAACATCTTTAACTACTGCTCTTCTTATTTTCACAATCTTCTACAATGTGTTGTTTTATTTTGTGATAAAGCCATCCATAGATGGACCAGACTCACCTCCTCCTCAACCTACCACCAGCTTCACTGAGCCAAGAGTTTTGGAGTAG
- the LOC108472637 gene encoding phenylacetaldehyde reductase-like codes for MSTGEGKTVCVTGASGYIASCLVKHLLLRGYTVKASVRDPSDPRKTQHLLALEGAEERLKLFKANLLEEGSFDSGVEGCDGVFHTASPFYHDVTDPQAELLDPAVKGTLNVLNSCANTPSVKRVVLTSSIAAVTYNGKPRTPDVVVDESWFTDPEYCKNLKLWYVVSKTIAEDSAWKFAKEKGLDMVVVNPAMVIGPLLQPTLNTSAAAVLSLIKGAQTFPNATFGWVNVKDVANAHIQAFEIPSASGRYCLVERVAHCSEVVKMLSELYPSFQLPEKCADDKPYVPTYQVSKEKAKTLGIEFTPLDVSLKETVESLKEKGFVSFES; via the exons atGAGCACTGGCGAAGGAAAAACCGTGTGCGTAACTGGAGCCTCAGGTTACATCGCTTCATGCCTTGTTAAGCACCTTCTCCTTCGTGGTTACACTGTCAAAGCCTCTGTTCGTGACCCAA GTGATCCAAGAAAGACACAACACTTACTTGCACTTGAGGGTGCTGAGGAAAGGCTCAAGTTGTTTAAAGCAAACTTATTGGAAGAAGGTTCCTTTGATTCTGGTGTTGAAGGTTGTGATGGTGTTTTTCACACAGCATCTCCCTTTTATCATGATGTCACTGATCCACAG GCAGAATTACTTGATCCTGCTGTGAAGGGAACACTGAATGTTCTGAACTCATGTGCTAATACACCATCTGTCAAACGAGTGGTCTTGACGTCTTCTATAGCTGCAGTCACATACAATGGGAAACCTCGAACTCCAGATGTTGTGGTTGATGAAAGTTGGTTTACCGATCCTGAGTACTGTAAGAATTTGAAG CTCTGGTATGTAGTCTCAAAAACCATTGCTGAAGATTCTGCCTGGAAATTTGCAAAAGAGAAGGGTCTTGACATGGTTGTCGTAAACCCAGCGATGGTGATCGGTCCTCTTTTGCAGCCAACACTTAACACAAGTGCTGCAGCAGTTTTAAGCTTAATTAAAG GAGCACAAACATTTCCAAATGCAACATTTGGTTGGGTTAATGTAAAAGACGTTGCAAATGCACACATCCAGGCATTTGAGATTCCATCAGCTAGTGGAAGGTACTGTTTAGTCGAGAGGGTTGCACATTGCTCGGAAGTTGTGAAGATGTTAAGTGAGCTCTATCCTTCTTTCCAGCTTCCAGAAAA ATGTGCAGATGACAAGCCTTATGTGCCAACATATCAGGTGTCAAAGGAAAAAGCAAAAACATTGGGTATAGAGTTCACTCCTTTGGATGTGAGTCTCAAGGAAACAGTAGAAAGCTTGAAGGAAAAGGGATTTGTCAGTTTTGAGTCTTAG